Below is a genomic region from Paraburkholderia sp. BL23I1N1.
GACGGAATGGACGGGCGAACCGCATGGCCGCGAAGGCCAGGCATTTGTCTGGCAGGCGCTGCCGGCAGATGTTTCGCCGTTGTTGCCGGCCACCATCCCCGTGCTGGAATGGCTTGCCGCTGAGAAAAACTAGAAAAATGGTGCACGGTTGCCGGCGGCGCTGCGTAAGCAGCGTCGTCCAGCGCGACTGCAACACACTGCTGCGTGCGTTTGCGGCCTTCCGCCTTCAATGCGGGTTGTAATCCCCGCCAGGCGATTCATCCGGCGGCGTTTCTTGATCTGTGCCGCCTATCTTGTACTTCTCGGCGGCCCAGGCGCCAAGATCGATCTGCCTGCAGCGATCGGAGCAGAACGGGCGGAAGCGGTTTTCAGGGGTCCAGCGGACATCCTTGCCGCAAGTGGGGCATTTGACGACGGTAGGCATACAGTCAGGCAGGCAATCGGAAACGGAACAAGTAATGAATATAGGGGCATTTTTCGCCGCTTTAAAGGCGTTGCCCCGCGCTTCAGTTCGAAGAGTATGAGGCGGCCGTTACAGGCTGCACAACGTGAGCTGGAACGGCACGTCGACATCTACCGCGCGCGGACGCAGATCGCCGTCCTGCACCGTGAATCGCACCCAGAGCATGTACTTGTTAGCGCTGGCCTCCGGAATTACCCGCAATTCAGGCGCCACCCGTACTTGCATCAACTGATATGAACGGCCTGACAGCATCTGCTGGTAGCTACCCTGCATTGCCATGACCTTGGACGCCTGACCCGATTCGCGCGCGAGACGCAGCACAATCGTTGCCGCATCGCGCAACGGCAGCAGTGGCGTGACCCATTTGGCGATGTCCTGCCGGCGCTGATCGGGATGAATCTGCTGCCATGCGTAGTACGAAGGCAGATCGAACTTGCAGGTGCCACCCGGGATGATCGCGCGGCTGCGGATGCTGGCGAGCCACTCGTTATCTGCCAGATGCTGGCCGGTCTTGCCCTGCATCTGCGAAAGTCCCGCCAACGTCTGCTCGATTTCTCCCAGCACCGCTTCCAGCGCGTTCTGCTCGATGCCTGGATTGCCCCGGAACGGCGCCAGGGTTTGCCGCTGGCGTTCGAGTTCCTTCATCAGATCGGACTTCAGATCCGCGCGACCCGCGACCTCTGAGATCTCGAACAACGTTGTCAGTGCGACGTGATGCTCCCTGGCGTCTTCCTGAGTTAGAAAGAACGTGAAGCGCTCGAACAGATCTTCGAGGCGCAATAGCGTCCGGATTCGCTCGTTGAAGGGATACTCGTAAAGGATCAAGCGGGCTCGCCTCGGGCGTGGTCGGTGACGGGAATGCAGAACATTCTAATGCCGTGAGACTACCCTAGCAATCACGCACTTTTTCAGCGCACTTTTGGAATTTTTTTCACGTGCTTCGGGTGGTTTTCTGCGTGCCATGCGTACGTGCCGTTGCGCCGCCGAGCAAACCGCGCAACAAGCCACGCTCAGCGAATTCTCATGCACCCGCTAGCGACAGATAGACGCGATGCTGAGCATCGACTTGCGACTTGAGCGCATCGAGCGGTGCGTTGTCGTTGTCGATGACGTCGTCAGCTGCCGCGAGGCGGGCTTCGCGCGTCGCCTGGCGGGCGATGATCGCCAGCACCTGTTCACGGCTGAACCCGTTGCGGCTCATCACGCGCGAGATTTGCGTCTCGACGCTGCAATCGACCGTCAGCACGCGATTCACGCGCGTCTTCCAGCTACCCGACTCCACCAGCAGCGGTACCACCACGATCACGTAGGGCCCTTGCGCTTCACGCTGTTCGCGCTCGGTCTCCGCGCGAATCAACGGATGCGTGATGCCTTCGAGGCGTTCGCGTGCGCCCTCGTCGCTGAACACCAGCGCGCGCATGCGGGCGCGGTCGAGCGAGCCGTCTGCCGCAATGAACGAATCGCCGAACTCCACGGCGATCTGCGGCATCGCAATGCCGTGCGGCGCCGTGATGCGGTGAGCGATCAGGTCCGTGTCGACGAGCGGAACGCCGCGCGCGCCGAACAGGTCAGCCACGGTGGATTTGCCGCTGCCGATGCCGCCGGTCAATCCCACAGCAAACATGCTTCAGCCTCCCAACGCCAGATAAAGCGGTGTGCCGAGAAATAGCGTAACAGCACCGCCCGCCGCGAGAAACGGCCCAAACGGCAGCGGCTCTTCGAAGCGCATGCGGCCGCGCCACGTCGCCGCGAGACCGACCACCGCGCCGGCGACCGCCGCGATCAGTACGATCTGCGGCAGCGCCGCCCAGCCGAGCCATGCGCCGAGCGCAGCCAGCAGTTTGAAATCGCCATAACCCATGCCTTCAATGCCGCGTATCAACCGGAACAGCCAATGTACGGCCCACAACACCAGATAGCCGAAGATCGCGCCCAGCACGGCGTCGTGGAGGCTCGCGAACATGCCGTTGAAGTTCACGATCAGGCCGGCCCACAGGAGCGGCAGCGTCATGGAGTCCGGCAGCAGATGGGTGTCGATGTCGATCGCGCTCATGGCGAGCAACGCGGCGCAGAGTCCGAAGGCGGCGAGCGCCATGCCGGTCGGCCCGTACAGCGCGAGCGCCCCTGCCGCGAAGGCGGCGCTGGCGATTTCGAGCAGCGGGTAGCGCAGGCTGATACGTGTCTTGCATGCGGAGCAGCGGCCGCGCAGCAGCAGGTAGCTCAGCACCGGCAGGTTTTCCCACGCGCTGAGCACGTGGCCGCAGTGAGGGCACGCGCTGCGCGGTACCCACAGGTTGTAGCGGGCGGGCAAGCCATCGGTTTCAAGCGGTTCTTCGGTGGCCTCGCTGACCTCTTCGCGCCACGCACGCTCCAGCATGATCGGCACCCGATGCGCGACCACGTTCAGGAAGCTGCCGATCACCAGACCGAATACGATCGCGAATGCAATCTGCAGGCCGTTGGGCAAACTGCCGAACGCGAGCTCGAGACCGGTTGCGACGTGGCCGGGCAGCAGAACCGAAAGCAGGCTGGAAGAGGTATCTGACACGAGCGGAATGGTGGCCTGCATAGTTAAAGGGTGGGATTTGGCTGCGATGCTACACCACGTTGCCGAGTTGAATAATGGGAAGATACATCGCGATCACCAGGCCGCCGACCAGCGTACCCAGCACGATGATGACAAGTGGCTCGCACAGGCTCGAGAGCATGCCGATCTTTTCGTCTACCTGACGATCGGCGAGCGACGCGACATCGATCAGCATCGTGTCGAGCGCTCCGGACTCCTCGGCAACCGCAATCGGCTGGACGACCTCGGGTGGAAAGCAGTGCGCCGCGCGCATGGCTGCGGCGAGCCGTTCGCCGCGCCGCAGCCGGGCGGCAATCTCCACGGTGGCACGGTCGAAATAAGCGTTGCCGGTGGCGTGAGTCAGCGAATCGAACGCGTCCGCGAGCGGTGTGCCTGCCGACAGCAAGGTGCCGAGCGCGCGGCTCCAGCGTGCCGCGCACAAGGTACGTAGCAACGGACCGGCGACCGGCATTGTCAGCGATACGCGCGCGAACCGGATGCGCGCTGCTTCGCAACGTCGTAGCAGAAATGTCACAGCCGAACTCGCTGCGAGGGTCATGACGGCGAGCGGAATGCTCCATTGCGCGGCACCTGTCGACAAAGCCAGTACGAACTGCGTGGGCGCGGGCAGCTTCGCGCCGAAGCCATCAAAGATCTGCTTGAACGTAGGCACGACCCAAATCAGCAACGCCGCGGCAATGGCAATCGCAAGCAGCAGGATCGCCACCGGATAGGTCAGCGCTGCGCGCACCTTGGCACGTTGCGCGGCGGCGCGTTCGCGATCGTCGGCGAGCCGGGCGAGGACCGTTGCCAATGCGCCGGCCGCTTCGCCAACCTCAACGAGCTGGCAATACAGCGCATTGAATTGCGCAGGATGCCGCTGCAATGCCGCCGAAAAACGCAGGCCGCCGGTGATATCACGCGCCAGCGCGCCGACGATTCGCGGCATACCGGACTGGCGCGAACTCTGCGCTTGAGCGAGAAGATCGAGCGCGGGTGCAAGCGGCAAACCGGCGCGTAGCAGGCTGGCAAGCTGGTGGGTGAATATCGTCACGTCGGTGGCGCGGGTCCTGGGGCGTGGCGCCGGCCCGCGGGCCGCCAGTTCGACGATGAACAGATTGTCGCGCTTGAGCATCGCTCGCGCGGCGCTGGCATCCGGCGCGATCAGTGCGCCATTCTTCTGCACGCCGTCGGCGTCGACGCCGCGCCATCTAAAACGCAAGTCGGTTACCGTTGGCTGAGCCGGTGTGGAGGTGTTCATGCGATCTTGGTCGCGGCAAGCGCTTCGGCGAGGCTCGTCGTGCCGTCGCGCACACGCGCCAAGGCCGCGTCGCGCAACGTGGCGACATGTTCGGTTTGCGCGAGCCGGGCCAGCTCATGAGTGCCAGCGCGTGCCACGATCAACTCGCGCATCGCGTCGGAGACTGGCATCACCTGGTGAACGCCGACGCGGCCGCGGTAGCCGATGCCGTGGCACGCTGCGCATCCGGGGGCGCCGAATGGATGCCAGCCGTCGAGCGGATCGTCGGCGAAGCCTGCTGCTCGCAAGGCCGCCTCCGATTGCGGCGCGGGTGCGCGGCATGCCACGCAGAGCCGCCGCACCAGCCGTTGTGCGGTCACCATTTTTAGTGCGGCGGCCAGGTTGTACGGTTCGACGCCAATGTCGATCAGGCGTGCGACGGCAGCAGGCGCGTCGTTCGTGTGTAAGGTCGACAGTACCAGGTGGCCCGTCTGCGCGGCTTTAACGGCAACATCGGCGGTTTCGTCGTCGCGGATTTCGCCAACCATGATCACATCGGGGTCCTGACGGAGAAACGCACGCAGCGCCACCGCGAATGTCAGGCCAGCCTTTTCGCGCGCGCTCACCTGGTTGATACCTGTCAACTGGATTTCCGCCGGATCCTCTACCGAGCACAGATTGCGCGCCTCGTCGTTGAGCATGTGCAGGAAGCAGTACAGCGACAGCGTCTTGCCGCTGCCAGTGGGCCCGGTGACCAGCACGTGGCCGTGCGGCGCGCGGATCGCGGCACCGGCCGATTCACGTTGTTGTGGATCGAGGCCGAGCGAGTCGAGAGAAAGATCGGTAGGCAACGCGTCGAGCCTGCGCAACACCAGCTTTTCGCCGAACAGGGTAGGTAGCGAGTTGACGCGATAGTCCTCGACGCGGCCGGGCGAAGTGGCAATACGCAGCCGGCCGTCCTGCGGTACGCGCCGTTCGGCGATATCCATGCGCGCCAGCACCTTTACACGCGTGATGAACGCGTCGCGTAGATGCGCAGGGGCCGGGGGATTTCATGCAGTACGCCGTCGATGCGCAAACGCACGCGCCAGCCATGCTCCTCAGGTTCAATGTGCAGATCCGACGCATTGCGTCGGGTTGCTTCCAGCAACGTGTCGGTCAGAAGGCGTACGGCCGGCGCGTTGTCGGAATCGGTCAGACTGGAGTTGAGGTTGGCACTGACAGTGGCGTCAGTCGCAAACGCGTTGTGCCTGGGTTTGGCGGGGCTTTCGCTATCGACTGCAACCGGCCGCAACGACGCCGCGCGTTGAAAAGAGTCTTGCATGTGGGACCGGTGATGAGCCGCCTGTGGAACATGACGGCTCCATCATCCGGTTAGTGCGCCGGCACCGCCATTCAGCCAATCGGCTAATGGCGCGCGCTGCGCCCATGTGCGATGCTGCGACTTGAAAGGGGCCCTGGGCCTAGCCGCGCGCAGCCTTGACGGCTTTCGCGCTCGCGCGAGTAGGCGGTTTGAACAGTTTGACAGTGCGAATCGCCTGGTCGTCGCTGCGCATCACCTCGAGTTTCACTTCGCCGATCTGCACGCACACGTCGCCGTCGGGAATGTCTTCGAGTATCTCGAGAATCAGTCCGTTGAGCGTTTTCGGTCCGTCGGTCGGCAGCGCGAGATGCAGCCAGCGATTCAGTTCGCGCAGCGGCATGCTACCCGCAACGATACATTCGCCTTTCTCGTTCCAGCCGCCGCGCGAATTGGCGCCACGCGGAATCGACGTGGTGAACTCACCGATCAGCTCTTCGATGATGTCTTCCGGCGTGACGAGCCCTTGCAACTCGCCGTATTCGTTCACGACCAGCGCCGTGCGGTGACGGCTCTCCTGGAAGTACTGCAGTTGCTGGAATACCGGTGTACCGGTCGGCACGAAATACGGCTCGGCCAGCAACTCGCGCAGCGTCTCGCGCTCCAGTTCCTGGTTGTGCAGCGCAGCCAGTGTCTTGCGTACGTGCAGCACGCCGAGCACGCGGTCGATGTCGCCTTGATAGACGATCAGCTTGTTGTGATAACAGGTTTCCAGCTGATGCAGGATCTGCTCGAACGGCGCGTCGAAGTCGAGCGCTTCGATGCGGCGGCGCGGGATCATCACGTCGTCGACGGAAATGTTCTCGAGGTCGAACAGATTCAGCAGAATGCTGCGGTGCTTGGTCGGCATGAAGCTGCCGGATTCGAGCACGATGGTGCGCAGCTCTTCAGTGGAAAGCCGCTGATCGTGCGCGCCTTTGGTATTGATATGCAGCACTCGCAGGATCGTGTTCGCGAACAGATTGACGAACCAGACGAGCGGCTTGCCGATTCGCATCATCGGTGCGATCAACAGGCTGGCCGGCAGCGCGATCTTCTCAGGGAACGTTGCGCCGACAATCTTCGGCGTGATTTCCGCGAACACGATGATCAGAAACGCGACGATGCCGGTCGCGATCGACAGCACTACGTTGTTACGGCCGAAGGTATGCAGCGCGATCGAGGTGGTGAGCACCGGGATGATCGTGTTGAACAGATTGTTGCCGATCAGGACCACGCTCAGCAGTTGATCGGTGTGCGCCAGCAGACCCTGAGTGGTCTTCGCGCCGAGCGCGTTCTGGTTGGCAAGGTGTTTCAGGCGATGGCGGTTGATCGCCATCATCGCCGTTTCGGAAATCGAAAAGAAGCTGGAGCAGATAAGCAGCAGAAAGACGGCGCCGATCTGCGCCCATAAGGGAAGTTGTTCCACGCGTAGTGATGGATAGGGGATTGGATGGAGAGAATATAGCAGAGGGGGCCGGGCGAACCGGCTGCGCGGACGGCCTGGGACGCCTAAGAAAACTCGCACGCAATGGCAAGCCGCTGACGAGGCGCAAGAAAACGCGACCCAAAACAAAAAAACCGCCAAGCAAGCTGGGCGGTTTTTCGAGCCTTGAACTAACAAGGCAAATCTGGTCGGGGTGAGAGGATTCGATTCTCTCTGAGGCCCGCCCCGTAAGGCTCTGACGCTGGCCGCTGCCCGTTGTGGGATGCGGTTGTGTAGCACCCGTAGGTGCGACGAGCGTCCAGTCTATCAGAGGCACCCTGCGTCGTCCCGACTTTTCGGGCAGGACACCGTACTGCCGGGGTTTCGAGCGACCTGCCTCACGAGCTGCCGTGCCTTGTCGCAGCCACGCCGGTCGGATCGCTGTATCCTATCGGCGGTGAAACCGTCTGATCGATCCGGGGACGACAATGAGCATCTACGGTATCTCGATGATTAAGCTAGATGTGGCGGTGGATGAAGTGGCCGAGGCGAAGGTGCATCAATTCAGTAAGGACAAGGACGGCAGCATCGGATTAGATGAGGGTAAGGCGATGGCCTATCACGAGGTTGCCAGTCTGATCGTAGATGGTGACACCGTGTTCGTCATCGTGCCTGACGGTCCCGGCTCGTACCGCCACACCGATAAGGTTCGAGTGAAGCCGGGACAGCACGAGTATCTGGAGAGCTTCGGGGACGACGGTGCTGCGACCGCCGCATTGATGGCGCTCCCGACATACAAGTGACGTTCACCCATCATTCTAATGACGGGGCGGTCATGAGGATCGTGAAAAGACTCGCGGTAGGTCTGTGCTTGGCCGGTGTCATCAGCACGGCGGTTGCTGTCAATTGGGTCAAGGTCTTCGATAGCGACGGATTGATCGTCTATGTTGATCCCAATAGCATCAAGACGGACGACGCAGGGTACAGACTGATTTGGACTTACGGCGACTACTCGCAGAAGCCGATCACGAACGGCAACATGACGGCGACGACAATGATCGAGCGGGTCTCAGTTGACTGCAAGCTAGACCGCTACCAAGTGCTGTCCCTAAAGCTGTTCGACCATCAGGGCAACCTTCTCGGCTCCCCCGACATGACGGGCAAGCCATTTACCGACATCCCTCCCGGCTCGGCAAGCAGCTTCGTCGAGGCGGTGGCCTGTCACTCCCGTGAGTAATCCCGCCCCAAATCTGCTGTGCTTATCTGCGCGGACTTGCAACGCTGGTTGCGCGTCATGTTTAGCCGGAATTCGGCCGCCCCGCCGAGATAGTCGCACTCGAATGCGCTCCTGAGTTCTGCGGGCTGGTGGCCGTATGCGCTTGGACGAACAGGGTTCCTGCGACGCCGAGGAGGGCTCCAAGAATGGCCCCAACTATGCCGGAGAGAAGCGACACAATCAAATCGTCGCCCTTCCTTTGCCAGAATGATTTGTGGGTGTCTCTGGACACGCCGTAAAACCGGTTCTCTATGCGGGGCCCTGCGAACGTTTGCCTAGGAAAGGCGAAGGCGACAACGGCGGCCAGTGCCACGAATGTCAATGAGAGCCACGTCGTTTTGAGGTGGAGGGCGAAATAGGTCAAGGTTCCTGCGAGCGCTCCTCGAAGAAGGTTTATCAGGCCCCTCCCCGGCACGTACCCTGAACACCTACTCAAAACTTCGCTAACGCGATGGAGTAGTGCAATGCTCGGATCGGAACTGTCGAGTGCCTTTACCTGGACGCTCTCAAGGACGGTCGTCAAGTTGACGGCAGGAGCACTGGGGCGGCGGATGGTTATGTCGGGCTTTCCCCGTTCACCGAGAAATCGAAATAGATCGTCAGCGTTCTCGAACTCGAAATCGCCGCTGGTTATTTTGGGCGGATCACCGTTCACGGTCATGAAATCGATGATTTCTTCGAGGTCTTCCTTGAAGGCCCGACAGTAGGGGATGATGCGCTCTTGGCCGTTGTCGATGCGTTTCATTTGTCGTAAGAGTTCGCTGGTCAACGAATAATAGCGGACCCAATTGTGCTGCGCTTATCTGCGAGGCCCTACAGCGCCGATTGCGCACTGACCGTCCCCGTGCGGCCACCTCTAAAGCGCGAGGAGCGCGACCATCCGGGAGACGCCTTGCGCTGGAGGCGGCGTGGCAGCGGTGAGCGCGCAGCGCGCCGTGCCGTCAAGCACACCGGACCACGCGCTGACCTACTGGCGGCGGTGGGTAACGAGCTGCCGGGCTGGTACGTTAGGGCATGTCTCAACGTTACCGGAGAACGACAGGCCTAGCGGTTACGGTAATCGTACGTTGACAACCCATACGTTACTAGTTACGATTCACACACCTAAACATTACCTGAGGTGCGAATGACCGTCCGCGCTTATCTGCGTGCATCGACCGCCGACCAGAACGCCAGCCGCGCTAAAGATGACTTGACGGTGTGGGCTGCGGAGAAAGGCGCGCACATCGACACGTACTACGTCGAGAACGCGAGCGGAGCGACCGCCGACCGGGACGAGTTGCGCCGTCTGCTCGTTGAGGCGAAGCGTGGCGACGTGCTGCTAGTAGAAGCCATTGATCGTCTGACGCGCCTGAAGCTGGAGGACTGGAAGGAGCTACGCGACGAGATCAAGGCGAAGGGCGTAGTAGTTGTCGCGAAGTGGCTGGACAGTACTCACGCACGCTTGACGCAAACTCAGTCGGCGCGGCGCGACTGGATCGCAGACGCGGCGCATGAGATGGTGAATGACTTGATGATCGAGATCGCGGCGGCGAAGGCTCGCGAGGATTACGAGATGCGGCGCGCAAGGGCTGCGCAGGGCGTTGCCGACAGGCAGGCACGGGACGCACGCGGCGAGACGACTCAGAAGGGCTACGCGGGCCGCAAGGCAGATGCCGACATGCACCGCAGGATTGTTGACCTGAAGCAACGGGGCATGACGTACAGCCAGATCGCCGACACGCTGAAGACCACGAGGCCGACTATTGCACGCGCCCTGCGTGCTGCCGGACTGCTGCATGACTCCACCAGCGCAGAGACGAGCCAAAACCATGATTGACCACAAGGCGTATGAGGCGCGACTGCTGGCCGTCGAGCTACCTACGGTGGAGGAGCAGAAGGCGCACGAGGCGCGGGTGCGCAGGCGGAAGCAAGGCCGGGACACCATTGCGGACGCGCTGGCGGCCGAGGCGTGGCGTCGGGCTGCGGAGAGGCCGACGCTGGACGGGATCGTTGCCGAGGCGGAGAAGGAACTCGGCAAGCTGCTACCGAGGGGCTACAGGCGACCGGCCATTGATAGTCGGGAGGATGCGCTGTACGCGTTCCGGTTGGCTTGTCATGTTGCGGGGCACACGTACTTCAGCGATGAGCATCCGTGGAACCGGACCGCCCTGATCGACGCTATCCGGGCTGCGGAGACGCGGAAGCTCAGACCGTTCATCCGGCGCATTGCGCACTTTGCCTTCGGCCCAACGATGCGTGGCCTATGCATGCCGCCCGGTACCTTCAGGCTGGAGAAGAAGATGCTGAACGAGGACACTGACACTGTACCGAAGTCAGGGCTAGCGGCTGCGGTCTCGCGTGCCGTGGCCTTCCCCGCCGACGATGACGCGCACCCGCTGGGCAAGCTGGATGCACTGCGGCGGCTGTTCGACGGGCAGACGCCAACCCTACAGGCTGACGTGATCGACTTCGTCAGGCTCGCGTATGGCTCCGTCCCTACCTGGATGACGGTGAGGCCAGCGAAGCCTCGCGGCGGTAGGCGGGCCAGGGCTGGCCGTCCTGTTGGGGCGCGGCAGCGAGTCAAGCGTTCTGCTGAGCAGGATGAGGTCGAGCGCGTGCGTGTGGAGCGGACCCCTGACGAGAAGCGGCGGCGGCGCGTGGAGTATTGGAACCGTTGGAAGTCCGACCACGTGATGAAGAATGGCGGGGTGCTGGAACGCAACGAGCACGAGGTGCCACCTGCGGGGGGAGAGCCGGAAGACCTGCTCGCCATTTTGGCCGCGCTGGAGCCGGTTGACGCTGGTGCGGCTACCGATGAACTGGATGCGGAGTGGAACCGGAGCGCCGCGCAGGCGTGCGCCCATGCGCAGACGCACGGTGACGGATTAACGATGAACAATGTGGGGGATGAGGCAGCGGATGGCACCACCTAAGGGATTTCGCAGAACTAGGCACGAGCCTAAAGCGGGGCCGCATTGCGTGAACCCGCGTAACGGCTACCTGCCGACAGAGCGGAAGGCGCGGGCTGCATCGGCGCTTGCCGCGCCGCCGCAAGGCCAGATCATCCGTGAGCATGTGCGCGGCTGCTCGCGTTGCCAGCGGGTGTGGTCGCGGCAGATTGCGGGCGGCGTCTCCAGTGGACGTTTCGAAGCGTGGCTTCGGGGCCAGTCCAAGTTCGTTGGCTCACACTGCCCGAAGTGTGGAGGCTGGCATTACCGCGTCTCGAACGGTTCCTGTATCGGCTGCCGTAAGCCGGGCTGGAAGTTCGAGCGCGTGGCGGTGGGCGACGGCACACGCTGGCGCGTCGAGCGGGGCGAAGTGCCCCTGATGAGCGGTGCGCGCAGGCGCGAGCTACAGGAAATCGCGCAAGCAGAGAAGCATGCGGACACGACTGGAGAGGGTTTTGAGACGTTCTCACACGGAGGCGTTACGGCGCGGCGAGTGCCGAAGTCCGACAAGCTGAAGGTATCGGCTACGGGCTGGCGTGGGCTCGACGTGCCCGACTTCGGGGCATGGCTATCGACGTTCCCTGATCCGCTGGAGAAGGTGCGCGAGATTGCGGCGAACGGTGCGCCCGGTTTGCCATTGGCGCTGCGATGGGCGGGCTGGTCCGGGTTCGATGATGTGCCTGATCCTGAAGGCGTGCTGATGCGGATGCTGTTCCCAGTGGACTAGATTCAGGGTCGCACTTTGCACGCATTCCGAACCGCCTGAAGCCTTGGCTGACGGCGCACACAGACGAATTAATCAATGTGTGTGCTAGTTTGAACGATACGCGAGCGACAAGCTGCCGGGCGCGCTCGGGTCCGGCATAATCGACGCATTGCTCACTGCCCACATGGTGGCTCGACATGGAGATACCCGATACCCGTACTGACACCGCGAAGCTTCGAGTAGCGATCTCGCGCTTGATCGACGAAACGATTGAGATTCAGGAGAGCCACCGTCGTTGGGGCATGTTGGGGCCGTTTCTGATCGGGGGTGGCTCGTTCTTGGCTGCGGCGGCTTTCTTTGCCGCCTGCTTCCGCGCTGCCACGTGGCTAAAACTGTAGGGCGGGCAGCAGCGTTGCATTCAGGCCGGGAATAGTCAGGTCGTGGATGCGGAATCGCGACATGGCTTCGACCAGCGGGCGCAGCGGGTAAAACTCGCCGCCGTAGTCACTGGAGGCGTCGCCGTCATCGTGACCTTGTATGGCGTCCGCTAAGTCCTTGCCGATACTGCACTCGCGGCAGACATCCTTGAAGCCGTGCCGGAACGAGTGGAACACCATGCGCTCGTCGGTGACGCCGCACGGGCCACGAAGGTACTTGCCGAACCACTTCGACCACTGCGCCGACTCCTCGCCGTACTTGTTCGGCTTGAGATGAGGGAAGATGCGGGGCTTGCCCTTGTGGTTGTGCGCGTACTCCACGAAGCCAAGGGCGAGCAGGTCCGGGTGGATTGGGATGCGGCGGACACTGCCTGCATTCTTGACGCCTTGGCCGCGCTCCTCGTTATGGACGAATCGCATACACCAGACGGTGCGCCTTGTGCCGGTGGCGTCGAGGTAGGTTTCTTCGGATACATCATCGGGTGCTAGCTGACACAACTCCTCAAGCCGTGCGCCGGTCAGCAGACCAAGCAGGGGGAGCCAGTACGCGGCTTCGCCCGCGCCGCCAGCCGTGCGGAAGTCCTCAGCGTAGACGGGACTG
It encodes:
- a CDS encoding DNA gyrase inhibitor YacG, translated to MPTVVKCPTCGKDVRWTPENRFRPFCSDRCRQIDLGAWAAEKYKIGGTDQETPPDESPGGDYNPH
- the zapD gene encoding cell division protein ZapD — translated: MILYEYPFNERIRTLLRLEDLFERFTFFLTQEDAREHHVALTTLFEISEVAGRADLKSDLMKELERQRQTLAPFRGNPGIEQNALEAVLGEIEQTLAGLSQMQGKTGQHLADNEWLASIRSRAIIPGGTCKFDLPSYYAWQQIHPDQRRQDIAKWVTPLLPLRDAATIVLRLARESGQASKVMAMQGSYQQMLSGRSYQLMQVRVAPELRVIPEASANKYMLWVRFTVQDGDLRPRAVDVDVPFQLTLCSL
- the coaE gene encoding dephospho-CoA kinase (Dephospho-CoA kinase (CoaE) performs the final step in coenzyme A biosynthesis.) codes for the protein MFAVGLTGGIGSGKSTVADLFGARGVPLVDTDLIAHRITAPHGIAMPQIAVEFGDSFIAADGSLDRARMRALVFSDEGARERLEGITHPLIRAETEREQREAQGPYVIVVVPLLVESGSWKTRVNRVLTVDCSVETQISRVMSRNGFSREQVLAIIARQATREARLAAADDVIDNDNAPLDALKSQVDAQHRVYLSLAGA
- a CDS encoding A24 family peptidase, yielding MQATIPLVSDTSSSLLSVLLPGHVATGLELAFGSLPNGLQIAFAIVFGLVIGSFLNVVAHRVPIMLERAWREEVSEATEEPLETDGLPARYNLWVPRSACPHCGHVLSAWENLPVLSYLLLRGRCSACKTRISLRYPLLEIASAAFAAGALALYGPTGMALAAFGLCAALLAMSAIDIDTHLLPDSMTLPLLWAGLIVNFNGMFASLHDAVLGAIFGYLVLWAVHWLFRLIRGIEGMGYGDFKLLAALGAWLGWAALPQIVLIAAVAGAVVGLAATWRGRMRFEEPLPFGPFLAAGGAVTLFLGTPLYLALGG
- a CDS encoding type II secretion system F family protein, which translates into the protein MNTSTPAQPTVTDLRFRWRGVDADGVQKNGALIAPDASAARAMLKRDNLFIVELAARGPAPRPRTRATDVTIFTHQLASLLRAGLPLAPALDLLAQAQSSRQSGMPRIVGALARDITGGLRFSAALQRHPAQFNALYCQLVEVGEAAGALATVLARLADDRERAAAQRAKVRAALTYPVAILLLAIAIAAALLIWVVPTFKQIFDGFGAKLPAPTQFVLALSTGAAQWSIPLAVMTLAASSAVTFLLRRCEAARIRFARVSLTMPVAGPLLRTLCAARWSRALGTLLSAGTPLADAFDSLTHATGNAYFDRATVEIAARLRRGERLAAAMRAAHCFPPEVVQPIAVAEESGALDTMLIDVASLADRQVDEKIGMLSSLCEPLVIIVLGTLVGGLVIAMYLPIIQLGNVV
- a CDS encoding HlyC/CorC family transporter, coding for MEQLPLWAQIGAVFLLLICSSFFSISETAMMAINRHRLKHLANQNALGAKTTQGLLAHTDQLLSVVLIGNNLFNTIIPVLTTSIALHTFGRNNVVLSIATGIVAFLIIVFAEITPKIVGATFPEKIALPASLLIAPMMRIGKPLVWFVNLFANTILRVLHINTKGAHDQRLSTEELRTIVLESGSFMPTKHRSILLNLFDLENISVDDVMIPRRRIEALDFDAPFEQILHQLETCYHNKLIVYQGDIDRVLGVLHVRKTLAALHNQELERETLRELLAEPYFVPTGTPVFQQLQYFQESRHRTALVVNEYGELQGLVTPEDIIEELIGEFTTSIPRGANSRGGWNEKGECIVAGSMPLRELNRWLHLALPTDGPKTLNGLILEILEDIPDGDVCVQIGEVKLEVMRSDDQAIRTVKLFKPPTRASAKAVKAARG
- a CDS encoding surface-adhesin E family protein; translation: MKRLAVGLCLAGVISTAVAVNWVKVFDSDGLIVYVDPNSIKTDDAGYRLIWTYGDYSQKPITNGNMTATTMIERVSVDCKLDRYQVLSLKLFDHQGNLLGSPDMTGKPFTDIPPGSASSFVEAVACHSRE
- a CDS encoding recombinase family protein, producing MTVRAYLRASTADQNASRAKDDLTVWAAEKGAHIDTYYVENASGATADRDELRRLLVEAKRGDVLLVEAIDRLTRLKLEDWKELRDEIKAKGVVVVAKWLDSTHARLTQTQSARRDWIADAAHEMVNDLMIEIAAAKAREDYEMRRARAAQGVADRQARDARGETTQKGYAGRKADADMHRRIVDLKQRGMTYSQIADTLKTTRPTIARALRAAGLLHDSTSAETSQNHD